The following proteins are co-located in the Betta splendens chromosome 9, fBetSpl5.4, whole genome shotgun sequence genome:
- the LOC114861745 gene encoding outer dense fiber protein 2-like isoform X3, producing MDHSPPVHVHVPETTPVHVHMRRSPRKTSQRRIKDSVAKGDGGRAKVKAPWIPPGRLSCRRDRSRVQHQSESGVGHQRDEEEQDEEVAAVSKNLSLLLQEHESIHHLKRSDSRGQYKDTEALLRMLVEAEIDGVAVANQLTALKDSIHCLVKDKRLSKVHAASLARQQSLLLEKVEMFDHTNHNLRELLRDWSEDMRESLVWQEQKDALKKRLAESEADNIRLVAKLAHKEKEASKLAEHLDFEKLQNYMASFYVGQRMQQSHKQQQKELLALQDELQTLKQQRDEKEDEKSRRDREALVLVTQQAIRVEESARQLTEKLLEKESQLAHALSTSSDWCTRHAKEAAAREHLEEEVSALRVQVTELTSQLYASEEKIRAEREKLRDQFHNLSAENASSKLDNQKLKVELLSSEENLRGFQSEVHQLKSSIKKYENLLEKYKKKVHQVRMESDEYRLKLEMMQKEAREVKVSLEREMEQVRKELLGRLRELEALPERLRRTEQQLRDAQQEADAHQRRNMEHSSALSDVRHRVEQQGSQLETFQQRNVLLQEENNVFKEKIHNLERKLEDTKVENEEKCQTLSLKEASIRSIQQQLEEKSRECSALSRQLQQTLDDAHKQVNDSMQRVLAKERTSQSKSLDLQSQLNRAKTELSQLQRSKEEMEQRFQTQLQNMKDRLEQSDSTNRSLQNYVQFLKTSYGNVFGDSLLTS from the exons ATGGATCATTCACCGCCGGTTCACGTCCATGTACCGGAGACCACTCCTGTACATGTTCATATGAGGAGGAGTCCCAGAAAAACTTCACAG AGAAGGATTAAAGACTCCGTGGCTAAGGGAGATGGGGGGAGGGCAAAGGTCAAGGCACCGTGGATTCCTCCAGGAAGACTGTCCTGCCGCAGAGAT AGAAGCAGAGTGCAGCATCAGTCAGAAAGTGGGGTTGGACATCAGCGTGATGAAGAAGAACAGGATGAAGAGGTGGCTGCAGTATCCAAAAACCTCAGTCTTCTTCTCCAAGAGCATGAAAGCATTCATCATTTAAAGAG GTCAGATTCTAGGGGTCAATACAAAGACACAGAGGCCCTGCTGCGGATGCTTGTAGAAGCAGAAATTGATGGCGTAGCTGTAGCTAATCAGCTGACAGCCCTGAAGGATTCTATCCACTGCCTTGTTAAG gACAAGCGGCTATCAAAGGTGCACGCAGCATCACTGGCGCGGCAGCAGAGTTTGTTGTTAGAGAAGGTGGAGATGTTCGACCATACGAACCACAACCTTCGAGAGCTCCTCAGAGACTGGAGTGAAGACATG AGGGAATCACTGGTGTGGCAGGAGCAGAAAGATGCGTTAAAGAAGAGACTGGCTGAGAGTGAAGCAGACAACATT CGACTTGTGGCCAAACTTGCCCACAAAGAGAAAGAAGCTTCTAAGCTTGCTGAACATCTGGATTttgaaaag CTCCAGAATTACATGGCGTCTTTCTATGTGGGACAGAGGATGCAACAGAGccacaagcagcagcaaaagGAACTTCTGGCTCTGCAGGACGAGCTGCAGACTCTGAAGCAACAGAGAGATGAGAAAGAGGATGAGAAGAGCCGGAGGGACAGGGAAGCTCTGGTCCTGGTCACCCAGCAGGCCATACGCGTAGAGGAGTCTGCCAGGCAACTGACAGAAAAACTTCTGGAGAAG GAATCCCAGTTAGCTCATGCTCTGTCCACATCCAGTGACTGGTGCACCCGACACGCTAAAGAGGCAGCTGCTAGAGAACATCTGGAAGAGGAAGTCTCTGCTCTCAGGGT TCAGGTGACCGAGCTGACCTCACAGTTATATGCATCAGAAGAGAAAATTCGGGCAGAAAGGGAGAAGCTCAGGGATCAGTTTCATAATCTCAGTGCTGAAAATGCATCCAGCAAGCTGGACAACCAGAAACTCAAG GTCGAGTTGTTATCATCTGAGGAGAATCTCCGGGGATTTCAGTCTGAAGTTCATCAGCTGAAATCATCCATCAAAAAGTATGAAAACCTTTTAGAGAAATACAAGAAGAAG gtCCATCAGGTTCGTATGGAATCGGACGAGTACCGTCTAAAACTGGAGATGATGCAGAAGGAGGCACGAGAGGTGAAGGTGAGTctggagagggagatggagcagGTGAGGAAGGAGCTGTTGGGCAGGCTCAGAGAGCTCGAGGCGCTGCCCGAAAGGCTGAGGaggactgagcagcagctccgggATGCGCAGCAAGAGGCCGACGCTCACCAGAGGAGGAACATGGAGCACAGTTCAGCTCTGTCTGATGTCAGACACAGG GTGGAACAACAAGGCAGTCAGCTGGAGACGTTTCAGCAGAGGAATGTGTTGCTGCAAGAGGAGAACAACGTCTTCAAAGAAAAAATTCACAACTTAGAGAG gaagctggaggacaCGAAGGTGGAGAACGAAGAGAAGTGTCAGACTCTCAGCTTGAAAGAAGCAAGCATTCGcagcattcagcagcagctggaggagaagagccGCGAGTGCAGCGCTTTGTCCCGCCAGCTACAGCAAACGCTGGACGATGCACACAAACAG GTGAACGACAGCATGCAAAGGGTTTTAGCTAAAGAGAGAACATCCCAGTCTAAGTCCTTGGACCTGCAAAGCCAACTGAACCGAGCCAAGACAGAGCTGAGTCAGCTACAGCGAAGCAAGGAGGAG ATGGAGCAACGTTTCCAGACTCAGCTTCAGAACATGAAGGACAGGCTGGAGCAGTCGGACTCTACAAACCGAAGTCTGCAGAACTACGTCCAATTTCTCAAGACATCATACGGAAACGTGTTTGGTGACTCTTTACTCACAAGCTGA
- the LOC114861745 gene encoding outer dense fiber protein 2-like isoform X1: MDHSPPVHVHVPETTPVHVHMRRSPRKTSQRRIKDSVAKGDGGRAKVKAPWIPPGRLSCRRDRSRVQHQSESGVGHQRDEEEQDEEVAAVSKNLSLLLQEHESIHHLKRSDSRGQYKDTEALLRMLVEAEIDGVAVANQLTALKDSIHCLVKDKRLSKVHAASLARQQSLLLEKVEMFDHTNHNLRELLRDWSEDMRESLVWQEQKDALKKRLAESEADNIRLVAKLAHKEKEASKLAEHLDFEKDNINTTTELSRILESTRDHLESELNRAGAENAHLTAQIQRMQQSHKQQQKELLALQDELQTLKQQRDEKEDEKSRRDREALVLVTQQAIRVEESARQLTEKLLEKESQLAHALSTSSDWCTRHAKEAAAREHLEEEVSALRVQVTELTSQLYASEEKIRAEREKLRDQFHNLSAENASSKLDNQKLKVELLSSEENLRGFQSEVHQLKSSIKKYENLLEKYKKKVHQVRMESDEYRLKLEMMQKEAREVKVSLEREMEQVRKELLGRLRELEALPERLRRTEQQLRDAQQEADAHQRRNMEHSSALSDVRHRVEQQGSQLETFQQRNVLLQEENNVFKEKIHNLERKLEDTKVENEEKCQTLSLKEASIRSIQQQLEEKSRECSALSRQLQQTLDDAHKQVNDSMQRVLAKERTSQSKSLDLQSQLNRAKTELSQLQRSKEEMEQRFQTQLQNMKDRLEQSDSTNRSLQNYVQFLKTSYGNVFGDSLLTS; this comes from the exons ATGGATCATTCACCGCCGGTTCACGTCCATGTACCGGAGACCACTCCTGTACATGTTCATATGAGGAGGAGTCCCAGAAAAACTTCACAG AGAAGGATTAAAGACTCCGTGGCTAAGGGAGATGGGGGGAGGGCAAAGGTCAAGGCACCGTGGATTCCTCCAGGAAGACTGTCCTGCCGCAGAGAT AGAAGCAGAGTGCAGCATCAGTCAGAAAGTGGGGTTGGACATCAGCGTGATGAAGAAGAACAGGATGAAGAGGTGGCTGCAGTATCCAAAAACCTCAGTCTTCTTCTCCAAGAGCATGAAAGCATTCATCATTTAAAGAG GTCAGATTCTAGGGGTCAATACAAAGACACAGAGGCCCTGCTGCGGATGCTTGTAGAAGCAGAAATTGATGGCGTAGCTGTAGCTAATCAGCTGACAGCCCTGAAGGATTCTATCCACTGCCTTGTTAAG gACAAGCGGCTATCAAAGGTGCACGCAGCATCACTGGCGCGGCAGCAGAGTTTGTTGTTAGAGAAGGTGGAGATGTTCGACCATACGAACCACAACCTTCGAGAGCTCCTCAGAGACTGGAGTGAAGACATG AGGGAATCACTGGTGTGGCAGGAGCAGAAAGATGCGTTAAAGAAGAGACTGGCTGAGAGTGAAGCAGACAACATT CGACTTGTGGCCAAACTTGCCCACAAAGAGAAAGAAGCTTCTAAGCTTGCTGAACATCTGGATTttgaaaag GacaacataaacacaacaacagagctTTCAAGGATCCTGGAGTCAACTCGCGACCACCTGGAGTCTGAGCTTAACAGAGCAGGAGCTGAAAATGCTCATCTGACTGCTCAGATTCAG AGGATGCAACAGAGccacaagcagcagcaaaagGAACTTCTGGCTCTGCAGGACGAGCTGCAGACTCTGAAGCAACAGAGAGATGAGAAAGAGGATGAGAAGAGCCGGAGGGACAGGGAAGCTCTGGTCCTGGTCACCCAGCAGGCCATACGCGTAGAGGAGTCTGCCAGGCAACTGACAGAAAAACTTCTGGAGAAG GAATCCCAGTTAGCTCATGCTCTGTCCACATCCAGTGACTGGTGCACCCGACACGCTAAAGAGGCAGCTGCTAGAGAACATCTGGAAGAGGAAGTCTCTGCTCTCAGGGT TCAGGTGACCGAGCTGACCTCACAGTTATATGCATCAGAAGAGAAAATTCGGGCAGAAAGGGAGAAGCTCAGGGATCAGTTTCATAATCTCAGTGCTGAAAATGCATCCAGCAAGCTGGACAACCAGAAACTCAAG GTCGAGTTGTTATCATCTGAGGAGAATCTCCGGGGATTTCAGTCTGAAGTTCATCAGCTGAAATCATCCATCAAAAAGTATGAAAACCTTTTAGAGAAATACAAGAAGAAG gtCCATCAGGTTCGTATGGAATCGGACGAGTACCGTCTAAAACTGGAGATGATGCAGAAGGAGGCACGAGAGGTGAAGGTGAGTctggagagggagatggagcagGTGAGGAAGGAGCTGTTGGGCAGGCTCAGAGAGCTCGAGGCGCTGCCCGAAAGGCTGAGGaggactgagcagcagctccgggATGCGCAGCAAGAGGCCGACGCTCACCAGAGGAGGAACATGGAGCACAGTTCAGCTCTGTCTGATGTCAGACACAGG GTGGAACAACAAGGCAGTCAGCTGGAGACGTTTCAGCAGAGGAATGTGTTGCTGCAAGAGGAGAACAACGTCTTCAAAGAAAAAATTCACAACTTAGAGAG gaagctggaggacaCGAAGGTGGAGAACGAAGAGAAGTGTCAGACTCTCAGCTTGAAAGAAGCAAGCATTCGcagcattcagcagcagctggaggagaagagccGCGAGTGCAGCGCTTTGTCCCGCCAGCTACAGCAAACGCTGGACGATGCACACAAACAG GTGAACGACAGCATGCAAAGGGTTTTAGCTAAAGAGAGAACATCCCAGTCTAAGTCCTTGGACCTGCAAAGCCAACTGAACCGAGCCAAGACAGAGCTGAGTCAGCTACAGCGAAGCAAGGAGGAG ATGGAGCAACGTTTCCAGACTCAGCTTCAGAACATGAAGGACAGGCTGGAGCAGTCGGACTCTACAAACCGAAGTCTGCAGAACTACGTCCAATTTCTCAAGACATCATACGGAAACGTGTTTGGTGACTCTTTACTCACAAGCTGA
- the LOC114861745 gene encoding outer dense fiber protein 2-like isoform X2, with protein sequence MLNYTHCKRRIKDSVAKGDGGRAKVKAPWIPPGRLSCRRDRSRVQHQSESGVGHQRDEEEQDEEVAAVSKNLSLLLQEHESIHHLKRSDSRGQYKDTEALLRMLVEAEIDGVAVANQLTALKDSIHCLVKDKRLSKVHAASLARQQSLLLEKVEMFDHTNHNLRELLRDWSEDMRESLVWQEQKDALKKRLAESEADNIRLVAKLAHKEKEASKLAEHLDFEKDNINTTTELSRILESTRDHLESELNRAGAENAHLTAQIQRMQQSHKQQQKELLALQDELQTLKQQRDEKEDEKSRRDREALVLVTQQAIRVEESARQLTEKLLEKESQLAHALSTSSDWCTRHAKEAAAREHLEEEVSALRVQVTELTSQLYASEEKIRAEREKLRDQFHNLSAENASSKLDNQKLKVELLSSEENLRGFQSEVHQLKSSIKKYENLLEKYKKKVHQVRMESDEYRLKLEMMQKEAREVKVSLEREMEQVRKELLGRLRELEALPERLRRTEQQLRDAQQEADAHQRRNMEHSSALSDVRHRVEQQGSQLETFQQRNVLLQEENNVFKEKIHNLERKLEDTKVENEEKCQTLSLKEASIRSIQQQLEEKSRECSALSRQLQQTLDDAHKQVNDSMQRVLAKERTSQSKSLDLQSQLNRAKTELSQLQRSKEEMEQRFQTQLQNMKDRLEQSDSTNRSLQNYVQFLKTSYGNVFGDSLLTS encoded by the exons ATGCTTAATTACACACACTGCAAG AGAAGGATTAAAGACTCCGTGGCTAAGGGAGATGGGGGGAGGGCAAAGGTCAAGGCACCGTGGATTCCTCCAGGAAGACTGTCCTGCCGCAGAGAT AGAAGCAGAGTGCAGCATCAGTCAGAAAGTGGGGTTGGACATCAGCGTGATGAAGAAGAACAGGATGAAGAGGTGGCTGCAGTATCCAAAAACCTCAGTCTTCTTCTCCAAGAGCATGAAAGCATTCATCATTTAAAGAG GTCAGATTCTAGGGGTCAATACAAAGACACAGAGGCCCTGCTGCGGATGCTTGTAGAAGCAGAAATTGATGGCGTAGCTGTAGCTAATCAGCTGACAGCCCTGAAGGATTCTATCCACTGCCTTGTTAAG gACAAGCGGCTATCAAAGGTGCACGCAGCATCACTGGCGCGGCAGCAGAGTTTGTTGTTAGAGAAGGTGGAGATGTTCGACCATACGAACCACAACCTTCGAGAGCTCCTCAGAGACTGGAGTGAAGACATG AGGGAATCACTGGTGTGGCAGGAGCAGAAAGATGCGTTAAAGAAGAGACTGGCTGAGAGTGAAGCAGACAACATT CGACTTGTGGCCAAACTTGCCCACAAAGAGAAAGAAGCTTCTAAGCTTGCTGAACATCTGGATTttgaaaag GacaacataaacacaacaacagagctTTCAAGGATCCTGGAGTCAACTCGCGACCACCTGGAGTCTGAGCTTAACAGAGCAGGAGCTGAAAATGCTCATCTGACTGCTCAGATTCAG AGGATGCAACAGAGccacaagcagcagcaaaagGAACTTCTGGCTCTGCAGGACGAGCTGCAGACTCTGAAGCAACAGAGAGATGAGAAAGAGGATGAGAAGAGCCGGAGGGACAGGGAAGCTCTGGTCCTGGTCACCCAGCAGGCCATACGCGTAGAGGAGTCTGCCAGGCAACTGACAGAAAAACTTCTGGAGAAG GAATCCCAGTTAGCTCATGCTCTGTCCACATCCAGTGACTGGTGCACCCGACACGCTAAAGAGGCAGCTGCTAGAGAACATCTGGAAGAGGAAGTCTCTGCTCTCAGGGT TCAGGTGACCGAGCTGACCTCACAGTTATATGCATCAGAAGAGAAAATTCGGGCAGAAAGGGAGAAGCTCAGGGATCAGTTTCATAATCTCAGTGCTGAAAATGCATCCAGCAAGCTGGACAACCAGAAACTCAAG GTCGAGTTGTTATCATCTGAGGAGAATCTCCGGGGATTTCAGTCTGAAGTTCATCAGCTGAAATCATCCATCAAAAAGTATGAAAACCTTTTAGAGAAATACAAGAAGAAG gtCCATCAGGTTCGTATGGAATCGGACGAGTACCGTCTAAAACTGGAGATGATGCAGAAGGAGGCACGAGAGGTGAAGGTGAGTctggagagggagatggagcagGTGAGGAAGGAGCTGTTGGGCAGGCTCAGAGAGCTCGAGGCGCTGCCCGAAAGGCTGAGGaggactgagcagcagctccgggATGCGCAGCAAGAGGCCGACGCTCACCAGAGGAGGAACATGGAGCACAGTTCAGCTCTGTCTGATGTCAGACACAGG GTGGAACAACAAGGCAGTCAGCTGGAGACGTTTCAGCAGAGGAATGTGTTGCTGCAAGAGGAGAACAACGTCTTCAAAGAAAAAATTCACAACTTAGAGAG gaagctggaggacaCGAAGGTGGAGAACGAAGAGAAGTGTCAGACTCTCAGCTTGAAAGAAGCAAGCATTCGcagcattcagcagcagctggaggagaagagccGCGAGTGCAGCGCTTTGTCCCGCCAGCTACAGCAAACGCTGGACGATGCACACAAACAG GTGAACGACAGCATGCAAAGGGTTTTAGCTAAAGAGAGAACATCCCAGTCTAAGTCCTTGGACCTGCAAAGCCAACTGAACCGAGCCAAGACAGAGCTGAGTCAGCTACAGCGAAGCAAGGAGGAG ATGGAGCAACGTTTCCAGACTCAGCTTCAGAACATGAAGGACAGGCTGGAGCAGTCGGACTCTACAAACCGAAGTCTGCAGAACTACGTCCAATTTCTCAAGACATCATACGGAAACGTGTTTGGTGACTCTTTACTCACAAGCTGA
- the LOC114861745 gene encoding outer dense fiber protein 2-like isoform X4 gives MLVEAEIDGVAVANQLTALKDSIHCLVKDKRLSKVHAASLARQQSLLLEKVEMFDHTNHNLRELLRDWSEDMRESLVWQEQKDALKKRLAESEADNIRLVAKLAHKEKEASKLAEHLDFEKDNINTTTELSRILESTRDHLESELNRAGAENAHLTAQIQRMQQSHKQQQKELLALQDELQTLKQQRDEKEDEKSRRDREALVLVTQQAIRVEESARQLTEKLLEKESQLAHALSTSSDWCTRHAKEAAAREHLEEEVSALRVQVTELTSQLYASEEKIRAEREKLRDQFHNLSAENASSKLDNQKLKVELLSSEENLRGFQSEVHQLKSSIKKYENLLEKYKKKVHQVRMESDEYRLKLEMMQKEAREVKVSLEREMEQVRKELLGRLRELEALPERLRRTEQQLRDAQQEADAHQRRNMEHSSALSDVRHRVEQQGSQLETFQQRNVLLQEENNVFKEKIHNLERKLEDTKVENEEKCQTLSLKEASIRSIQQQLEEKSRECSALSRQLQQTLDDAHKQVNDSMQRVLAKERTSQSKSLDLQSQLNRAKTELSQLQRSKEEMEQRFQTQLQNMKDRLEQSDSTNRSLQNYVQFLKTSYGNVFGDSLLTS, from the exons ATGCTTGTAGAAGCAGAAATTGATGGCGTAGCTGTAGCTAATCAGCTGACAGCCCTGAAGGATTCTATCCACTGCCTTGTTAAG gACAAGCGGCTATCAAAGGTGCACGCAGCATCACTGGCGCGGCAGCAGAGTTTGTTGTTAGAGAAGGTGGAGATGTTCGACCATACGAACCACAACCTTCGAGAGCTCCTCAGAGACTGGAGTGAAGACATG AGGGAATCACTGGTGTGGCAGGAGCAGAAAGATGCGTTAAAGAAGAGACTGGCTGAGAGTGAAGCAGACAACATT CGACTTGTGGCCAAACTTGCCCACAAAGAGAAAGAAGCTTCTAAGCTTGCTGAACATCTGGATTttgaaaag GacaacataaacacaacaacagagctTTCAAGGATCCTGGAGTCAACTCGCGACCACCTGGAGTCTGAGCTTAACAGAGCAGGAGCTGAAAATGCTCATCTGACTGCTCAGATTCAG AGGATGCAACAGAGccacaagcagcagcaaaagGAACTTCTGGCTCTGCAGGACGAGCTGCAGACTCTGAAGCAACAGAGAGATGAGAAAGAGGATGAGAAGAGCCGGAGGGACAGGGAAGCTCTGGTCCTGGTCACCCAGCAGGCCATACGCGTAGAGGAGTCTGCCAGGCAACTGACAGAAAAACTTCTGGAGAAG GAATCCCAGTTAGCTCATGCTCTGTCCACATCCAGTGACTGGTGCACCCGACACGCTAAAGAGGCAGCTGCTAGAGAACATCTGGAAGAGGAAGTCTCTGCTCTCAGGGT TCAGGTGACCGAGCTGACCTCACAGTTATATGCATCAGAAGAGAAAATTCGGGCAGAAAGGGAGAAGCTCAGGGATCAGTTTCATAATCTCAGTGCTGAAAATGCATCCAGCAAGCTGGACAACCAGAAACTCAAG GTCGAGTTGTTATCATCTGAGGAGAATCTCCGGGGATTTCAGTCTGAAGTTCATCAGCTGAAATCATCCATCAAAAAGTATGAAAACCTTTTAGAGAAATACAAGAAGAAG gtCCATCAGGTTCGTATGGAATCGGACGAGTACCGTCTAAAACTGGAGATGATGCAGAAGGAGGCACGAGAGGTGAAGGTGAGTctggagagggagatggagcagGTGAGGAAGGAGCTGTTGGGCAGGCTCAGAGAGCTCGAGGCGCTGCCCGAAAGGCTGAGGaggactgagcagcagctccgggATGCGCAGCAAGAGGCCGACGCTCACCAGAGGAGGAACATGGAGCACAGTTCAGCTCTGTCTGATGTCAGACACAGG GTGGAACAACAAGGCAGTCAGCTGGAGACGTTTCAGCAGAGGAATGTGTTGCTGCAAGAGGAGAACAACGTCTTCAAAGAAAAAATTCACAACTTAGAGAG gaagctggaggacaCGAAGGTGGAGAACGAAGAGAAGTGTCAGACTCTCAGCTTGAAAGAAGCAAGCATTCGcagcattcagcagcagctggaggagaagagccGCGAGTGCAGCGCTTTGTCCCGCCAGCTACAGCAAACGCTGGACGATGCACACAAACAG GTGAACGACAGCATGCAAAGGGTTTTAGCTAAAGAGAGAACATCCCAGTCTAAGTCCTTGGACCTGCAAAGCCAACTGAACCGAGCCAAGACAGAGCTGAGTCAGCTACAGCGAAGCAAGGAGGAG ATGGAGCAACGTTTCCAGACTCAGCTTCAGAACATGAAGGACAGGCTGGAGCAGTCGGACTCTACAAACCGAAGTCTGCAGAACTACGTCCAATTTCTCAAGACATCATACGGAAACGTGTTTGGTGACTCTTTACTCACAAGCTGA